The proteins below come from a single Streptomyces spongiicola genomic window:
- a CDS encoding ComEA family DNA-binding protein yields the protein MGERLPSWVRLRCGLAPRTLAALVVVLVLGVAFAVQHFRVGRPEPVPAPQLAGSTPPAPEAAAPGPSPGPPPTREPTGRIVVDVSGKVLRPGVLHLPAGARVADALRAAGGVRAGTDLAGLNRARVLVDGEQVAVGVPQAPGGPAPGPQGPAGGGVPGGGPLSLSTATVEQLDTLPGVGPVLARHIVDYRAEHGGFRSVGELREVKGIGDRRFEELQPLVRP from the coding sequence GTGGGGGAGCGTTTGCCGTCGTGGGTGCGGCTGCGCTGCGGGCTGGCGCCGAGGACGCTGGCCGCCCTCGTGGTGGTCCTGGTCCTCGGGGTGGCCTTCGCCGTGCAGCACTTCCGGGTCGGCCGACCGGAGCCGGTGCCCGCGCCGCAGTTGGCCGGGAGCACACCTCCCGCGCCGGAGGCGGCCGCGCCGGGGCCTTCGCCGGGCCCACCGCCCACGCGGGAGCCCACCGGGCGCATCGTCGTCGATGTGAGCGGCAAGGTCCTGCGCCCGGGCGTCCTCCACCTCCCGGCGGGGGCACGGGTCGCCGACGCGCTGCGGGCGGCGGGCGGGGTCAGGGCCGGCACCGACCTCGCCGGCCTCAACCGGGCGCGGGTGCTCGTGGACGGCGAGCAGGTGGCCGTGGGCGTCCCGCAGGCTCCCGGCGGGCCTGCTCCGGGACCGCAGGGGCCGGCGGGCGGGGGTGTTCCGGGCGGAGGGCCGCTCAGCCTCAGCACCGCCACGGTGGAGCAACTCGACACCCTGCCGGGCGTGGGCCCGGTGCTCGCCCGGCACATCGTGGACTACCGAGCAGAGCACGGCGGCTTCCGCTCGGTCGGCGAACTCCGCGAGGTGAAGGGCATCGGGGACCGCCGGTTCGAGGAGCTGCAACCGCTGGTGCGGCCATGA
- a CDS encoding DegV family protein, which translates to MSRHVAIVTDSTAYLPPQTMESHGITAVPLTVVLGNQALEEGTEISARSLAQALQKRRAVTTSRPSPETFAAAYRAAAEAGATAVVSLHLSSEFSGTHDAAVLAAAGAPVPVRVVDTGMVAMALGFCALAAAEALDSGGSLDEAVAAAEKRAAGTSAFFYVDTLDYLRRGGRIGAAQALFGSALAVKPLLQLEGGRIELKEKVRTASKAIARLEEIAAECAGTGPVDIAVHHLAAPERASALAERLRMRLPNLCELHVSEVGAVIGAHTGPGLLGAVVAAR; encoded by the coding sequence ATGTCCCGCCATGTCGCGATCGTCACCGATTCCACGGCCTACCTGCCGCCGCAGACGATGGAGTCGCATGGAATCACCGCGGTACCACTGACCGTCGTGCTCGGGAACCAGGCGCTCGAGGAGGGTACCGAGATCTCGGCCCGATCCCTCGCGCAGGCACTCCAGAAGCGCCGCGCCGTGACCACGTCCAGGCCGAGCCCGGAGACCTTCGCCGCCGCCTACCGGGCCGCCGCGGAGGCCGGCGCGACCGCCGTCGTCTCGCTGCACCTGTCCTCGGAGTTCTCCGGTACCCATGACGCGGCGGTGCTGGCGGCCGCGGGGGCGCCCGTCCCGGTGCGTGTGGTGGACACCGGCATGGTGGCGATGGCACTGGGGTTCTGCGCGCTCGCCGCGGCCGAGGCGCTGGACTCCGGCGGCTCCCTCGACGAGGCGGTCGCGGCCGCCGAGAAGCGGGCCGCGGGCACGTCCGCCTTCTTCTACGTCGACACCCTCGACTATCTGCGCCGGGGCGGCCGGATCGGCGCCGCTCAGGCGCTGTTCGGATCCGCGCTCGCGGTGAAGCCGCTGCTGCAGCTCGAAGGCGGCCGGATCGAACTCAAGGAGAAGGTGCGTACGGCCTCCAAGGCGATCGCCCGCCTCGAGGAGATCGCGGCGGAGTGCGCCGGTACCGGCCCGGTGGACATCGCGGTGCACCATCTCGCCGCGCCGGAACGGGCGTCCGCCCTGGCCGAGCGGCTGCGGATGCGGCTGCCGAACCTGTGCGAGCTGCACGTCAGCGAGGTGGGCGCGGTGATCGGCGCGCACACGGGCCCCGGGTTGCTGGGGGCCGTGGTCGCGGCGAGGTGA
- the leuS gene encoding leucine--tRNA ligase — protein MSEKNSSPVASGTDGATSAEAAAPHRYTAAAAADIEARWQDFWDADGTYEAPNPSGDLAGDAGVVARPKKFIMDMFPYPSGAGLHVGHPLGYIATDAYARYQRMTGHNVLHTLGFDAFGLPAEQYAVQTGTHPRVSTEANIENMKAQLRRLGLGHDRRRSFATIDPDYYKWTQWIFLRIFGSWYDEAAGKARPIEDLAAQFESGERATPSGRPWSELSAVERADVLSGHRLAYASDSPVNWCPGLGTVLANEEVTAEGRSERGNFPVFKANLRQWNMRITAYADRLLDDLDALDWPEAIKLQQRNWIGRSEGARVDFPVDGHDHARVTVFTTRPDTVFGATYMVLAPEHDLIDSVLPAEWPEDARGRDAWTGGAATPAEAVAEYRKQAQTKSDVERQTEHKAKTGVFTGAYAVNPVTGARIPVFVADYVLMGYGTGAIMAVPGQDERDWEFAEAFGLPIVRTVRPPEGWEGEAFTGQGPAINSSNDEISLDGLEVAEAKAKITEWLVAKGVGEATVNFRLRDWLFSRQRYWGEPFPIVYDEDGVAHALPESMLPLELPEVDDYSPRTFDPDDADTRPETPLSRNAEWVEVELDLGDGVKRYRRETNTMPNWAGSCWYELRYLDPHNADRLVDPAIERYWMGPREGQPHGGVDLYVGGAEHAVLHLLYARFWSKVLYDLGHVSSSEPFHKLYNQGMIQAHVYRDARGFPVPAAEVEERDGGYVHGGEPVRRELGKMGKSLKNAVTPDEIAAEYGADTLRLYEMAMGPLDVSRPWDTRAVVGQYRLLQRLWRNVVDETTGEVTVVDAEPDEATLRALHKTVDGVRQDMEAMRFNTAIAKITELNNHLTRTGGPVARSVAERLVLLIAPLAPHIGEELWRRLGHSGSVVHQDFPVADPAYVVDETVTCVVQVKGKVKARLEVSPSIGDAELEALAVDDPAVVAALGGAEVRKVIVRAPKLVNIVPA, from the coding sequence ATGAGCGAGAAGAATTCCTCCCCTGTGGCCTCCGGCACGGATGGGGCCACCTCCGCGGAGGCGGCCGCACCCCACCGCTACACGGCGGCCGCGGCCGCCGACATCGAGGCGCGCTGGCAGGACTTCTGGGACGCCGACGGCACGTATGAGGCGCCCAATCCGAGCGGTGATCTGGCCGGCGACGCCGGCGTCGTGGCACGGCCCAAGAAGTTCATCATGGACATGTTCCCGTACCCCTCGGGCGCGGGACTGCACGTCGGCCATCCGCTGGGCTACATCGCCACCGACGCCTACGCCCGGTACCAGCGGATGACCGGCCACAACGTGCTGCACACCCTGGGCTTCGACGCCTTCGGCCTGCCCGCCGAGCAGTACGCGGTCCAGACGGGCACGCACCCGCGGGTGTCCACCGAGGCCAACATCGAGAACATGAAGGCCCAGCTTCGCCGGCTGGGGCTCGGCCACGACAGGCGCCGCTCGTTCGCGACGATCGACCCGGACTACTACAAGTGGACGCAGTGGATCTTCCTGCGGATCTTCGGCTCCTGGTACGACGAGGCCGCGGGGAAGGCCCGTCCGATCGAGGACCTGGCCGCGCAGTTCGAGAGCGGTGAGCGCGCCACCCCGTCCGGGCGCCCCTGGAGTGAGCTGAGCGCCGTCGAGCGCGCCGACGTCCTGAGCGGCCACCGCCTGGCGTACGCCTCGGACTCACCGGTCAACTGGTGCCCCGGGCTGGGCACCGTGCTGGCCAACGAGGAGGTCACCGCCGAGGGTCGCTCCGAGCGCGGCAACTTCCCGGTCTTCAAGGCCAACCTGCGGCAGTGGAACATGCGCATCACCGCCTACGCCGACCGGCTGCTGGACGACCTCGACGCGCTGGACTGGCCCGAGGCCATCAAGTTGCAGCAGCGCAACTGGATCGGCCGCAGCGAGGGCGCACGCGTCGACTTCCCCGTCGACGGCCACGACCACGCCCGGGTCACCGTCTTCACCACCCGGCCCGACACCGTGTTCGGCGCCACCTACATGGTGCTGGCGCCCGAGCACGACCTGATCGACTCGGTCCTGCCCGCCGAGTGGCCCGAGGACGCCCGGGGCAGGGACGCCTGGACCGGCGGTGCGGCCACCCCCGCCGAGGCCGTCGCCGAGTACCGCAAGCAGGCCCAGACCAAGAGCGACGTCGAGCGCCAGACCGAGCACAAGGCCAAGACCGGCGTGTTCACCGGCGCCTACGCCGTGAACCCCGTCACCGGAGCCCGTATCCCGGTCTTCGTGGCCGACTACGTGCTGATGGGCTACGGCACCGGTGCGATCATGGCCGTCCCCGGCCAGGACGAGCGCGACTGGGAGTTCGCCGAGGCGTTCGGCCTGCCCATCGTCCGCACCGTGCGCCCCCCGGAGGGCTGGGAGGGCGAGGCGTTCACCGGCCAGGGCCCGGCGATCAACTCCTCGAACGACGAGATCTCGCTGGACGGCCTGGAGGTGGCCGAGGCCAAGGCGAAGATCACCGAATGGCTGGTGGCCAAGGGCGTCGGCGAGGCGACCGTCAACTTCCGGCTGCGTGACTGGCTGTTCAGCCGGCAGCGCTACTGGGGCGAGCCGTTCCCGATCGTCTACGACGAGGACGGCGTGGCCCACGCGCTGCCCGAGTCGATGCTGCCGCTGGAACTCCCGGAGGTCGACGACTACTCGCCGCGCACGTTCGACCCGGACGACGCCGACACCCGGCCCGAAACCCCCCTGTCGCGCAACGCGGAGTGGGTCGAGGTGGAGCTGGACCTGGGCGACGGGGTCAAGCGGTACCGCCGCGAGACCAACACCATGCCGAACTGGGCCGGTTCCTGCTGGTACGAGCTGCGCTACCTGGACCCGCACAACGCCGACCGGCTGGTCGACCCGGCGATCGAACGGTACTGGATGGGCCCCCGCGAGGGGCAGCCGCACGGCGGTGTCGACCTGTACGTGGGCGGCGCCGAGCACGCCGTACTGCACCTGCTGTACGCCCGCTTCTGGTCCAAGGTGCTGTACGACCTGGGGCACGTCTCGTCCAGCGAGCCGTTCCACAAGCTCTACAACCAGGGCATGATCCAGGCGCATGTCTACCGGGACGCCCGCGGCTTCCCGGTGCCCGCCGCCGAGGTCGAGGAGCGCGACGGCGGGTACGTCCACGGCGGCGAGCCCGTCCGGCGCGAGCTGGGCAAGATGGGCAAGTCCCTGAAGAACGCGGTCACCCCGGACGAGATCGCCGCCGAGTACGGTGCCGACACCCTGCGCCTGTACGAGATGGCGATGGGCCCCCTGGACGTCTCCCGCCCCTGGGACACGCGCGCCGTCGTCGGCCAGTACCGGCTGCTCCAGCGGCTGTGGCGCAACGTCGTCGACGAGACGACCGGCGAGGTCACCGTCGTGGACGCGGAGCCGGACGAGGCCACCCTGCGTGCCCTGCACAAGACCGTCGACGGTGTCCGCCAGGACATGGAGGCGATGCGCTTCAACACCGCCATCGCCAAGATCACCGAGCTGAACAACCACCTGACCAGGACGGGCGGCCCGGTCGCCCGCTCGGTGGCGGAGCGCCTGGTGCTGCTGATCGCCCCGCTGGCCCCGCACATCGGCGAGGAGCTGTGGCGCCGGCTGGGCCACTCGGGCTCGGTCGTGCACCAGGACTTCCCGGTGGCGGACCCCGCCTACGTCGTGGACGAGACCGTGACCTGCGTCGTGCAGGTCAAGGGCAAGGTCAAGGCCCGCCTGGAGGTCTCCCCGTCGATCGGTGACGCGGAACTGGAGGCGCTGGCCGTGGACGACCCGGCCGTAGTGGCCGCGCTGGGCGGCGCGGAGGTCCGCAAGGTGATCGTGCGGGCGCCGAAGCTGGTGAACATCGTCCCGGCGTAG